From the genome of Tsukamurella pulmonis:
GCGGCCGAGACCCCCGCGGCGGAGGCGCCGGCGGCGCCCGCCAAGCCCGCGGTCGGGCTGGGCCTCGCCGGCGGCGCCAAGCGCCCCGGTGGCCCGAAGAAGCCGGGTGGCGCCAAGCCCGCGGCTCCGGCCGAGGCCGAGGCGGCTCCCGCGGCCGAGGCTCCCGCTGCCGAGGCTCCGGCCGCGCCCGCCAAGCCCGCGGTCGGCCTGGGTCTGGCGGGTGGCGCGAAGCGCCCGGGTGCGAAGAAGCCCGGCGCGCCGAAGCCCGCTGCTGCCGCTCCCGCCGCCCCGGCCGCCGAGACTGCTGCTCCGGCGGAGGCTCCGGCCTCTGCTCCGGCAGAGTCGGCTCCCGCAGAGGACCGGACCGTGACCGCGGCGGGTGAGTCCAAGGCCGCAGGCTTCGGCATCGCCGCCGGTGCCAAGCGCCCCGGCCCGAAGAAGCCCGGCGCACCCAAGGCCGCGCCCGCCGCGCCGGCACCGGCTGCTGAGGCACCTGCGGCGGACGCTCCGGCAGCCGAGGCTCCCGCAGCGGAGACTCCGGCCGCCGAGGCTCCCGCAGCGGAGGCACCTGCCGCAACGGCTCCCGCGGACGAACGCACGCTGACCACGGCGGGTGAGTCCAAGGCCGCAGGCTTCGGCATCGCCGCCGGTGCCAAGCGCCCCGGCCCGAAGAAGCCGGGCGCCCCGAAGGCCGCCGCACCTGCGGCTCCGGCCGCACCCGCGGCGCCGGCAGCGTCGGCCGCCGAGCCCGAGGCTCCCGAGGCTCCCGAGGCGGACGCTCCTGCAGCCGAGGCCCCGGAAGCCGCGGCTCCGGAGGCTGCGGACAGCGCACCGTCGGCCCCGGAGGCCGCCGCCGAGCAGCCCGCCGCTCCGAAGTCGGGCAACGACCGGACGCTGGGGACCGAGGGTGAGTCGAAGGCCAAGGGCTTCGGGATCGCTGCGGGCGCCAAGCGCCCCGGCGGGCGGAAGTGATCGGTTCAAAGCGAATCCCTATCGCCGATAGGGCAGGATGGTCCCGTGCCTGAGTACGTGAGTTACGAGGAGTTCGGGCGGCGGTTCTTCGAGATCGCCGTGAACGAGGAGCGTGTGGGCTCCGCGTTCGCCGACATCGCCGGCGGTGATTTCACCGTGGGCCCGATCCCGTCGGGCCCCGGTGGAATGGCCAAGGTGTGGGCGCAGGTCGAGATCGACGAGCCGCAGCTCACCCGCCAGGTCGGCGAGCTCATCACCTTCACGGTGAAGATCCCACTGCGCATCGGGCTGCTGATCGACCTCAAGGTGGACCGGATCCGCTACGACGTGGCCGGCCTGATCACGCTGCCACTCACCGTGCGCGCCGCGGCGCCGCTGGAGCTGCGCATCGAGGTCGATCCGCCGAAGCCCAAGGACGTGTGGGTCGACGTAGAATCGCGCACCATCCGCGGCTCGATCGTGCGCGTGGTGGCCAGCGTCGACTCGGAGATCCGTCGCTTCATCGCGCAGTACGTGGCGGAGGAGATCGACAAGCCCGAGGTCAAGAAGGCGCGGATCATCAACGTCTCCGAGGAGCTCGGCCGCGCGTTCCACAACCTCGGCGACGACGAGGATCCGCAGGCTCCGCCCGCCTCCGAGGTGATCGAGCCCACCGAGATCCTGCCCGCGCCCCGCGACTGATTCGGGGATTCGGCCGATTTCTCCTCGGCGCCGGACATATCCGTCGCCGGCGCGAAATCGGCTGATTCTCCGAGGTCTCAGCCCTCGGCGCCGTCGACGATGTGCTGGATCGCCCTGCCGTACGTCGCGATCAGCTCGTCGGCCGTCGGCTCGGCGAACAGCGGCGCGGCGATGAGATGACGCAGGAAGGCCAGGCCGAACATCGTGCTGGCCACCACGCGCGCCGTCGCGACGTCGATCCCTGCATGCGTGGTCAGCGTCGGGATCATCACCGAGGAGAGGAACTCGCCGAAGGTGTTGGCCGCGCCGTCGTCGGCGTTGACCGCTCCTCGCAGCAGCGCCCGGAAGGCCTCCGAGGTCTCCTGCCCCTCCCACACCGTGAGTGCCGCCCGCACCAGCCGCTCCCCCATCCCCTCGCGCGGGCCGTCCAGCGCGGCGGTGAAGATCTTCTCCGGGTCCACCGGCATGCTCATCACGCCCCGGAACAGGCCCTTCTTGTTGCCGTAGTAGTACGACACCAGCGCCACGTCGACGCCCGCGCGGGTGGCGATGGCGCGGATGGTGGCGCGGTCGTAGCCCACCTCGGCGAAGAGCTCGCGCGCCGCCTCGAGGATGTCCGCCTTCGCGGTGCTGGTGCCCGCCCGTCTGCCCGTCGCCATGCGCCGATCCTAGCTTATTTCAACAGTTGTTGACTTCCCGGCGCACGCGGTCGTACGCTCGGATTCAACACCCGTTGAAATACCTGGAGGTGCTCACCATGAGCAAGTCGCACATCCGGCTCGCCGCGGCCTTCGCCGGGCTGGCGATCGCCATCCCCCTGATCGTTCTGCTGTTCACCGGCCCCGCCTCGCACGGCAAGCCGCACGAGCTGCCCATCGGCGTCGTCGGCCCGGCCGCGGCGGCGCAGCAGGTCGAGCAGCGACTCGACGCGCAGCAGCCCGACGGCTTCGCCGTCCATGCCTACGACTCCGAGGCCGCACTGGTCCGGGCCGCGCAGGACCGCGAGGTCTACGGCGGCATCGTGCCCGCCGCGCCCGGTGCGCCGACGACGGCCGTCGTCGCGAGCGGCGCCTCCCCCGCCGTTGCGCCGATGCTCACCCAGATGGCCGCGACGATGGCGCAGGGGCAGCGGGTGCAGACCGTCGAGGTCGCGCCGCTGTCCGCCGACGATCCCCGGGGCACGGGCTTCGGCTCGATCGTGATGCCCGTCTTCCTCTCCGGCATGGTGCTGGCGCTGGCCACGGTGATGATCGGCGGCCACCCGAAGATCGTCGCCGCGGCGCTACCCGTGGGCGCCGCGGTCGTCGGCGCCGCCGCGGTGGGCGCGGCCATGTGGATCGGTGTGCTGCCCGGCGGGTTCTGGGGCCAGTGGCTCGCGATGAGCGCCGGCATGCTCGCCATCGGCGCGACGGTCGCCGGCCTGGTCTCGCTGCTCGGCACCAGGGGCATCGCGCCCGCCGCGCTGCTGTTCATGCTCATCGGAATGCCGCTCGCGGGCATCGCGATGCCGCCGGAGTTCCTGCCGCACGTCTGGGCCGTGCTGGGTCAGTCGCTGCCGATCGGCGCCACGGGCACCGCCCTGCGCAGCGCGGCCTTCTTCGCCGACGGCGGCCTGATCGGTGCCGGCGCCGGCGCGGCCTTCGCGGTCCTCGGCGCATGGATCGTGGTCGGCTACGGCCTGCTGGTGGTCGGCGCCGCCCGGCACCGGGCCGCGGCCCACGGCGTCCCGTCGGCCGGCGGCGCTCCGGCGGGAGGCGGACCGTCGGGCCCGAGCGAAGTGAGCTCCGGCACCGGGCCGACGCCGGTCAGTGCCGTGCCGCGATAAATACGTTTGCTCCGGCCTGCG
Proteins encoded in this window:
- a CDS encoding TetR family transcriptional regulator, whose product is MATGRRAGTSTAKADILEAARELFAEVGYDRATIRAIATRAGVDVALVSYYYGNKKGLFRGVMSMPVDPEKIFTAALDGPREGMGERLVRAALTVWEGQETSEAFRALLRGAVNADDGAANTFGEFLSSVMIPTLTTHAGIDVATARVVASTMFGLAFLRHLIAAPLFAEPTADELIATYGRAIQHIVDGAEG
- a CDS encoding ABC transporter permease, which translates into the protein MSKSHIRLAAAFAGLAIAIPLIVLLFTGPASHGKPHELPIGVVGPAAAAQQVEQRLDAQQPDGFAVHAYDSEAALVRAAQDREVYGGIVPAAPGAPTTAVVASGASPAVAPMLTQMAATMAQGQRVQTVEVAPLSADDPRGTGFGSIVMPVFLSGMVLALATVMIGGHPKIVAAALPVGAAVVGAAAVGAAMWIGVLPGGFWGQWLAMSAGMLAIGATVAGLVSLLGTRGIAPAALLFMLIGMPLAGIAMPPEFLPHVWAVLGQSLPIGATGTALRSAAFFADGGLIGAGAGAAFAVLGAWIVVGYGLLVVGAARHRAAAHGVPSAGGAPAGGGPSGPSEVSSGTGPTPVSAVPR